The following proteins are co-located in the Primulina tabacum isolate GXHZ01 chromosome 11, ASM2559414v2, whole genome shotgun sequence genome:
- the LOC142519738 gene encoding LOW QUALITY PROTEIN: 4-hydroxy-3-methylbut-2-enyl diphosphate reductase, chloroplastic-like (The sequence of the model RefSeq protein was modified relative to this genomic sequence to represent the inferred CDS: deleted 1 base in 1 codon) → FQSSSLQTAPPHIRKVFRHNLTRSKNYNRKGFGHKEETLKRMGQEYTSDTIKKLKENGYKYTWGNVTVKLAEAYGFCWGVERAVQIAYEARKQFPNEKIWITNEIIHNPTVNQKLEEMDVKNVPVDNGKKQFDVVNKEDVVVLPAFGATVDEMMVLNDKNVQIVDTTCPWVSKVWTSVEKHKKGEYTPIIHGKYSHEETIATASFAGKYVIVKNMAEATYVCDYILNGELDGSSSSKDAFLEKFKYAVSKGFDPDVGLVKVGVANQTTMLKGETEEIGKLVERTVMRKFGVENLNNHFISFNTICDATQERQDAMFKLVDEQLDLILVVGGWNSSNTSHLQEIAEERGIPS, encoded by the exons TTTCAATCTTCTTCGCTTCAAACCGCGCCGCCCCACATACGGAAGGTGTTTCGCCACAACTTGACTAGGAGCAAGAATTACAATCGCAAGGGTTTTGGGCATAAAGAGGAGACTCTCAAGCGAATGGGTCAAGAATATACCA GCGATACCATTAAAAAATTGAAGGAGAATGGGTACAAGTATACCTGGGGGAATGTTACCGTGAAGCTTGCAGAAGCCTATGGATTTTGCTGGGGAGTTGAGCGAGCTGTCCAGATTGCGTACGAAGCTAGAAAACAGTTCCCCAACGAGAAGATTTGGATCACTAACGAAATTATTCACAACCCCACTGTTAATCAG AAGCTTGAAGAGATGGACGTGAAAAATGTTCCTGTCGACAATGGA AAAAAACAATTTGATGTTGTTAACAAGGAGGATGTTGTTGTTCTCCCTGCTTTTGGAGCTACTGTAGATGAGATGATGGTTTTGAATGATAAAAATGTGCAAATAGTTGACACCACTTGCCCATGGGTGTCGAAG GTTTGGACTTCGGTCGAAAAGCACAAGAAGGGAGAGTATACGCCAATTATCCATGGTAAATACTCTCACGAAGAGACTATTGCAACTGCTTCTTTTGCTGGAAAGTATGTCATTGTAAAGAATATGGCAGAG GCAACATATGTATGTGATTATATTTTGAATGGCGAGCTCGATGGATCCTCGTCATCCAAGGATGCGTTCCTCGAG AAATTTAAATATGCTGTGTCCAAGGGTTTTGATCCAGACGTAGGCCTTGTAAAAGTTGGTGTTGCAAATCAAACAACGATGTTGAAGGGTGAAACAGAGGAGATTG GAAAATTAGTCGAGAGAACCGTGATGCGCAAGTTTGGAGTGGAAAATCTTAACAACCATTTCATAAGTTTCAATACTATTTGCGATGCAACTCAA GAGAGACAAGATGCCATGTTCAAACTGGTCGATGAGCAGTTGGATCTTATACTGGTCGTTGGTGGTTGGAACTCAAGCAACACTTCGCATCTTCAAGAAATTGCAGAGGAGCGTGGAATCCCTTCTtaa